Proteins from a single region of Candidatus Binatia bacterium:
- a CDS encoding TonB-dependent receptor: MNRTLDRAAALLMVTLVAAPAWGQTPLMVGSVRDQRGAPVEGALVSGRASDGHPVQAATDAAGTFALHGQAVGQLLVTCRFCEPARVTPSASQPVVVIVRRYQALLADAPSSADLENLPYSHVESALALHPFELLAQSSTPYPGSSLSDRGLSPSGSLSLDDGVPNYDVSNGLSPYAFVPANYERSAYFTNATGAFQYGDQAGGGVVAVTPFEAGSSAQVASLGSDAIARLQVGSDAAGIVAGSFTNNEESRQRTDLFANLPLPADQSFGVTLGTEQGHNYQNPAASFAGSFSFGNATFTVPRALNLQVSAIADRGDYAMAEDEYPISAVWSDSGFSAGIHTTGPVAGFADVATRTSAGLYDAQALPGALPRVGAMLAQTRVDAGFDASGNDYNVVAGVGAFWVNYSGGTTGVSQPAKTAFVLPSMDAQLFANGKLSLTLQGSGSFTLPTFVEQYQYSGSLPMPVQALRNTLFAEAVNYTDDSRVRVSFEQASESVNGTWSGTVTSTGFAATWQIAPTLSLRAWTMHVTDNVPLYGGGLPYGGTAPTVNALWLTYDTGAGVRADVIYRRDLLEGAPFYHTDGSISGPIAGRMRWYAGAEDWLHRTFVDAGIRF, translated from the coding sequence GTGAATCGCACGCTGGATCGCGCCGCGGCGCTGCTGATGGTGACGCTCGTGGCGGCGCCGGCGTGGGGCCAGACCCCACTCATGGTGGGATCCGTGCGGGATCAGCGGGGAGCACCGGTCGAGGGAGCGCTCGTCAGCGGTCGTGCCTCCGATGGGCACCCGGTCCAGGCCGCGACCGACGCCGCCGGCACATTCGCGCTCCACGGCCAAGCCGTCGGTCAACTGCTCGTAACCTGCCGCTTCTGCGAACCGGCGCGTGTGACGCCGAGTGCGTCACAGCCGGTCGTCGTCATCGTTCGCCGCTACCAGGCGCTCCTAGCCGACGCGCCGTCGAGCGCCGACCTAGAGAATTTGCCTTATTCGCACGTCGAATCCGCCCTCGCGCTGCACCCATTCGAGCTGCTCGCGCAGAGCAGTACGCCCTATCCCGGGTCCAGCCTGAGCGATCGCGGCCTCTCGCCCAGCGGTTCGCTGTCACTCGACGATGGCGTACCGAACTACGACGTCTCCAACGGGCTTTCGCCGTACGCGTTCGTGCCCGCGAACTACGAGCGGAGCGCCTACTTCACCAACGCGACGGGGGCGTTTCAATACGGAGATCAGGCCGGCGGAGGCGTCGTCGCGGTCACGCCGTTCGAAGCCGGCTCAAGCGCCCAAGTCGCCTCGCTCGGAAGCGACGCGATCGCGCGCTTGCAAGTGGGGTCGGACGCAGCGGGAATCGTCGCCGGTTCGTTCACCAACAACGAAGAATCGCGTCAACGCACCGATCTCTTTGCGAACCTGCCCCTTCCGGCGGACCAGTCGTTCGGAGTCACGCTCGGCACCGAGCAGGGGCACAACTATCAGAATCCGGCCGCGTCGTTCGCGGGTAGCTTTTCGTTTGGCAACGCGACATTCACCGTTCCGCGCGCCTTGAACTTGCAAGTCTCCGCGATCGCGGACCGCGGCGACTACGCGATGGCCGAGGACGAATATCCGATCTCCGCGGTCTGGTCGGATTCCGGCTTCTCCGCGGGAATTCACACGACGGGACCGGTCGCGGGGTTTGCGGATGTCGCGACGCGTACGTCGGCCGGGCTCTACGACGCGCAGGCGCTGCCGGGGGCGCTGCCGCGCGTCGGGGCGATGCTCGCACAGACGCGCGTCGACGCCGGCTTCGACGCGAGCGGCAACGACTATAACGTCGTCGCCGGCGTCGGCGCGTTCTGGGTGAACTACTCGGGCGGAACGACCGGCGTGTCGCAGCCGGCCAAGACCGCGTTCGTCCTGCCGTCGATGGATGCCCAGCTGTTCGCGAACGGAAAGCTGAGCCTCACGCTGCAGGGCAGCGGCTCGTTCACGCTGCCGACCTTCGTCGAGCAGTACCAATATTCCGGATCCCTGCCGATGCCGGTGCAGGCCCTGCGCAACACGCTCTTCGCGGAGGCGGTGAACTACACGGACGACTCTCGCGTGCGAGTCTCGTTCGAGCAGGCCTCGGAGAGCGTGAACGGCACGTGGAGCGGAACGGTCACTTCGACGGGATTTGCGGCAACCTGGCAGATCGCGCCGACGCTGTCGCTACGTGCGTGGACGATGCACGTTACCGACAACGTGCCGCTCTACGGCGGCGGCCTGCCGTACGGCGGCACGGCGCCGACGGTCAACGCGCTATGGCTGACGTACGATACCGGCGCGGGCGTGCGCGCCGACGTGATCTATCGGCGCGATCTGCTCGAAGGTGCGCCGTTCTACCACACGGACGGCTCCATCTCCGGGCCGATCGCGGGCCGGATGCGCTGGTATGCCGGCGCCGAGGATTGGCTGCATCGAACCTTCGTCGACGCCGGAATACGTTTTTAA
- a CDS encoding tetratricopeptide repeat protein: MRVLLLAALLVELMATSGPAQTYAPSTPLPRTTSVPALRAFANAREVEERFRIGLDAETRGDWKGAVAEFDRIVVLNPPEPKGSTAQYDLALAYANLQRNDDAARALRAAIARDPEFLAAMANLIAVDLARGDLPEARRIADRYVTLAPDSARALYSRGIVALQAGDATTAREDFGKLLHANPSYAVAHYDLALAEERLGRFDAAQRELNTALALAPAYARARFALGVVLLRQGEHAAARSAFARATADAAGDPALKNIAAAMRDSIKVP; encoded by the coding sequence ATGCGGGTTCTGCTTCTCGCCGCCCTTCTTGTAGAGCTCATGGCGACCTCGGGACCGGCGCAGACCTATGCGCCCTCGACGCCGCTACCGCGAACGACATCGGTTCCTGCGCTGCGCGCGTTTGCCAACGCGCGTGAGGTCGAAGAGCGCTTCAGGATCGGCCTCGACGCCGAGACGCGCGGCGACTGGAAAGGCGCGGTCGCCGAGTTCGATCGTATCGTCGTACTAAACCCGCCCGAGCCGAAGGGCTCGACGGCGCAGTACGATCTGGCCCTCGCGTATGCAAACCTGCAGCGTAACGACGACGCCGCGCGCGCGCTGCGCGCCGCGATCGCGCGCGATCCGGAGTTCCTGGCCGCTATGGCGAATTTGATCGCCGTGGACTTGGCTCGCGGCGACCTGCCGGAGGCTCGCCGCATCGCAGATCGTTACGTGACGCTGGCTCCCGACTCCGCGCGGGCGCTCTATTCGCGCGGAATCGTCGCGCTGCAGGCCGGCGACGCGACAACGGCGCGCGAGGATTTCGGCAAGCTGCTGCACGCCAATCCGTCATATGCGGTAGCGCACTACGATCTCGCGCTCGCTGAAGAGAGGCTCGGACGCTTCGACGCGGCGCAGCGCGAGCTGAACACCGCGCTGGCGCTCGCGCCCGCCTACGCACGCGCGCGTTTCGCGCTCGGCGTCGTGCTGCTGCGCCAAGGCGAACACGCCGCGGCCCGCAGCGCGTTCGCCCGCGCGACGGCCGATGCGGCGGGCGATCCCGCACTGAAGAACATCGCCGCCGCCATGCGCGATTCGATCAAAGTCCCCTAA
- a CDS encoding SCO family protein — MKLRTVAAALVVPIACVIAACTNGGGLGSIGGGGGSPSPFPSGGIGVGIPTGKIGVENDPTWGTISGYTQNQTSQIMAFPPGSKITVKNLSTTTPHTLNVVAVASGPPANFPPSPSLTFSPRGNGVLGPNYASGALNPQSTVTLTLSKPGIYLIGCAFHYIEFQMRDVIQVIAGATPGPTASPGPGGYDSVAVRPRAAKAAPAVQQPRLVDQQRRAFTLSSLRGRPLAVTFIAAHCMDACPLINAQFSSAAKEVAHEHLRARLLTITLDPEHDSPATMRELAKRFDADSRYWLLAGGSTPDVHRIMRTFGVISVEGQRGYHDRHTTFVYLFDSNGKLVQTMLASTALTDALVEAFRDRNVIARR, encoded by the coding sequence ATGAAGCTGAGAACCGTCGCCGCGGCGCTCGTCGTGCCGATCGCCTGCGTCATCGCCGCGTGCACCAACGGCGGCGGTTTGGGAAGCATCGGGGGCGGCGGCGGCAGCCCGTCGCCGTTCCCCTCGGGCGGGATCGGAGTCGGCATACCGACCGGAAAGATCGGCGTCGAAAACGATCCCACCTGGGGAACCATCAGCGGGTACACGCAGAATCAGACGTCGCAGATCATGGCATTTCCGCCGGGCTCGAAGATTACGGTGAAAAACCTGTCCACGACGACGCCCCACACACTCAACGTCGTCGCCGTGGCCAGCGGACCGCCGGCAAACTTTCCGCCCAGCCCGAGCCTAACGTTTTCCCCGCGCGGCAACGGAGTGCTCGGCCCTAACTACGCGAGCGGGGCGCTCAACCCGCAAAGCACGGTAACGCTGACGCTCTCGAAGCCCGGCATCTACCTGATCGGGTGCGCGTTCCACTACATCGAGTTCCAGATGCGCGACGTGATCCAGGTGATCGCCGGCGCGACCCCCGGGCCCACCGCGTCGCCGGGCCCCGGCGGTTACGACTCCGTCGCTGTGCGCCCGCGCGCCGCGAAAGCCGCACCGGCGGTGCAGCAGCCGCGTCTGGTCGACCAGCAGCGCCGGGCGTTTACACTCTCGTCGCTGCGCGGACGGCCGCTCGCGGTGACGTTCATCGCCGCGCACTGTATGGACGCGTGTCCGCTGATCAACGCGCAGTTCTCCTCGGCCGCGAAGGAGGTCGCGCACGAGCACCTGCGGGCGCGTCTCCTCACGATCACGCTCGACCCGGAACACGATTCTCCGGCGACGATGCGCGAGCTCGCCAAGCGCTTCGACGCCGATTCGCGCTACTGGCTCCTCGCGGGCGGATCGACGCCGGACGTACACCGCATCATGCGGACGTTCGGCGTCATCTCGGTCGAGGGACAGCGCGGGTACCACGACCGCCACACGACGTTCGTCTATCTCTTCGACTCGAACGGCAAGCTCGTCCAGACGATGCTCGCTTCGACGGCGCTCACCGACGCGCTCGTCGAAGCGTTTCGCGACCGCAACGTGATTGCGCGGCGATGA
- a CDS encoding plastocyanin/azurin family copper-binding protein translates to MTSCTNGGTPVSAGGSGGITITVNLTLNQPQPTPYGLSAGYAPPVTTVAVGSQIRFTNTDSFTHTATLIPNVTKFPNGSPFTAKALQQSGNNLSGGFTSGALNAGTASQTITADRAGTYFFGCFFHYGAGMRGVIVAQ, encoded by the coding sequence TTGACGTCGTGCACGAACGGCGGCACTCCGGTGTCGGCGGGCGGCAGCGGCGGCATCACGATCACCGTAAACCTGACGCTCAACCAGCCACAGCCTACGCCCTACGGCTTGAGCGCCGGCTACGCGCCGCCCGTCACGACGGTCGCGGTCGGCTCGCAGATCCGATTCACGAACACGGACAGCTTCACCCACACGGCCACGCTGATCCCCAACGTGACGAAATTTCCCAATGGATCGCCGTTCACCGCGAAGGCACTGCAGCAGAGCGGAAACAATCTCTCGGGCGGTTTCACCAGCGGCGCACTGAACGCCGGGACGGCGTCGCAGACGATCACCGCGGATCGGGCCGGGACGTATTTCTTCGGCTGTTTCTTCCACTACGGTGCGGGCATGAGAGGAGTGATCGTTGCGCAGTAA
- a CDS encoding response regulator transcription factor: MRVLVVEDHAAVAESIRRMLEARKFATNVVGDGEAGLDHLLRRCYDAAVVDVGLPGMDGFALARAARAEGVQTPILMLTARDAVEDRVAGLNCGADDYLVKPFVEEELIARIGAILRRAERPSLGVVQAGGLRVDLTARTVTYDGKPVALGATEFRLLEFLARNAGIALSRAQIVERIWDYDFDGSSNIVDVYVSQLRRKLKGLGAHGVIETVWGIGYRLQG, translated from the coding sequence ATGCGAGTGCTCGTCGTCGAGGATCACGCCGCCGTGGCAGAGTCGATACGGAGGATGCTCGAGGCGCGCAAGTTTGCCACCAACGTCGTGGGCGACGGCGAGGCCGGACTCGATCACCTGCTGCGCCGCTGTTACGACGCCGCGGTGGTCGATGTCGGCCTCCCGGGGATGGACGGCTTCGCGCTGGCGCGCGCGGCGCGGGCCGAAGGCGTGCAGACGCCGATCCTCATGCTGACGGCGCGCGACGCCGTAGAGGATCGCGTCGCCGGTCTCAACTGCGGCGCAGACGACTATCTCGTCAAGCCCTTCGTCGAAGAGGAGCTCATCGCGCGAATCGGCGCGATCCTCCGGCGCGCCGAGCGCCCGTCGCTGGGCGTCGTCCAGGCCGGCGGCCTGCGCGTCGACCTCACGGCGCGAACCGTTACGTACGACGGGAAGCCGGTCGCCCTGGGTGCGACCGAGTTTCGCCTGCTGGAGTTTCTGGCGCGCAACGCGGGCATCGCGCTCTCGCGCGCTCAGATCGTGGAGCGCATCTGGGACTACGATTTCGACGGCTCGAGCAACATCGTCGACGTCTACGTCAGCCAGCTTCGCCGCAAGCTGAAGGGACTGGGCGCGCATGGCGTGATAGAAACCGTGTGGGGGATCGGATACCGCCTACAAGGCTGA
- a CDS encoding HAMP domain-containing sensor histidine kinase produces MGDRIPPTRLTVRAAALYLAVFVCVLFALSAGAYAFMLREYASMLAPALGTPEGSGALATAMRGVVLTIAAVDAPLVVIVAVASYVLARATIAPLEAARQRERLFAADAAHELRSPLTAIAAIAQAARADASPASRDAFEAIARGAIDASDVVSDLLTLARDPGRRALHCEPVDLAAIVTRSTRDTQPVADIRGITLEVAPASAIVDGDERRLRELTRNLLENAIRHARTSVCVASRQNGRYSEIIVDDDGEGVPSAERERIFERFYRRADDGSGTGLGLAIVRWIARAHEGAVTVGEAPSGGARFVAAIPARVE; encoded by the coding sequence GTGGGGGATCGGATACCGCCTACAAGGCTGACCGTCCGCGCGGCGGCGCTCTACCTGGCCGTCTTCGTTTGCGTACTGTTCGCGCTCAGCGCGGGCGCCTACGCGTTCATGCTTCGGGAGTACGCGTCGATGCTCGCTCCCGCGCTCGGTACGCCCGAGGGCAGCGGTGCGCTGGCGACCGCGATGCGCGGCGTCGTCCTCACGATCGCGGCGGTGGACGCCCCGCTCGTTGTGATCGTCGCCGTCGCGTCGTACGTCCTCGCGCGCGCGACCATCGCGCCGCTCGAGGCGGCGCGTCAACGTGAGCGTCTCTTCGCCGCCGACGCGGCACACGAGCTTCGCTCGCCGTTGACGGCCATCGCCGCCATCGCTCAGGCCGCGCGCGCAGACGCGTCGCCGGCGAGCCGCGACGCGTTCGAGGCGATCGCGCGTGGCGCGATCGACGCGTCCGACGTCGTCAGCGATTTGCTCACGCTCGCGCGCGATCCCGGGCGGCGCGCGCTGCATTGCGAGCCGGTCGACCTCGCCGCGATCGTCACGCGTTCCACGCGCGACACGCAGCCGGTCGCGGACATACGCGGCATCACGCTGGAGGTTGCGCCGGCGAGCGCGATCGTCGACGGCGACGAACGGCGGTTGCGCGAGCTGACGCGCAACCTGCTCGAGAACGCGATTCGTCACGCGCGCACCAGCGTGTGCGTCGCGTCGCGACAAAACGGCCGCTATAGCGAAATCATCGTCGACGACGACGGCGAAGGCGTTCCGTCTGCCGAACGCGAGCGCATCTTCGAACGATTCTACCGGCGTGCCGACGACGGCTCGGGGACGGGCCTCGGACTCGCGATCGTGCGCTGGATCGCGCGCGCGCACGAGGGCGCCGTAACGGTGGGCGAAGCGCCCAGCGGCGGGGCGCGCTTCGTCGCCGCCATACCGGCGCGCGTGGAGTAG
- a CDS encoding menaquinone biosynthesis decarboxylase — MPFDSLGAFVDALRKAGELHVVMARVDPHLEVSEITDRVVKAGGPALLFSNVKGSSFPVLTNQFGTHRRMAMALDAPDLDAAGQRIRELIAVTPPSGSLLGKVSGMLRFAPLANAIPKVVRSGGVQQVVATEPDLTKLPVLTTWPLDAGPFITLPLVITRDPRTNRNNVGMYRMQVFGPRETAMHWQRHKQGREHADAWGAKVPAAVAIGTDPALTYAATAPLPPLLDEFAFAGLLRGKPVELVRAKTVDLMVPAEAEFVLEGYVDNDDVRVEGPFGDHTGVYSMADRYPTFHIGCITHRRDPIYPATVVGKPPMEDAWLGKATERIFLPLLQAMLPEVVDMNLPVEGGFHNLAIVSIRKSYPGQAKKVMNALWGLGHMMMLTRVLIVVDSDVDVQNAREAAWFVLNNLAPERDIVMMPGPVDDLDHGSYSVAYGVKIGIDATRKDASEGYTRQWPPDMIMDEATRELVNGRWREYGLDKIERALVPDAWSGQGPRRGP, encoded by the coding sequence ATGCCCTTTGACTCCTTGGGCGCCTTCGTCGACGCGCTTCGTAAAGCCGGCGAGCTGCACGTCGTCATGGCGAGGGTCGACCCGCACCTCGAGGTTAGCGAGATCACGGACCGGGTCGTGAAGGCCGGCGGCCCGGCGCTGCTCTTCTCCAACGTCAAGGGGTCGTCTTTCCCGGTGCTCACCAATCAATTCGGAACGCACCGGCGCATGGCGATGGCGCTGGATGCGCCGGATCTCGACGCAGCCGGGCAGCGGATCCGCGAGCTCATCGCCGTGACGCCGCCGTCGGGATCGCTGCTCGGAAAGGTATCGGGAATGCTGCGTTTCGCGCCGCTCGCCAACGCGATTCCGAAGGTCGTGCGCAGCGGCGGCGTTCAACAGGTCGTCGCTACGGAGCCGGACCTGACGAAGCTCCCGGTCCTCACGACGTGGCCGCTCGACGCGGGTCCGTTCATCACGTTGCCGCTGGTCATCACGAGAGATCCGCGCACCAACCGCAATAATGTCGGAATGTACCGCATGCAAGTTTTCGGACCACGCGAGACCGCGATGCATTGGCAGCGCCACAAGCAGGGGCGCGAGCACGCGGACGCTTGGGGCGCCAAGGTTCCGGCGGCCGTCGCAATCGGCACGGATCCGGCGCTGACGTATGCCGCTACCGCGCCGCTGCCGCCGTTGCTCGACGAGTTCGCGTTTGCGGGCCTGCTGCGCGGTAAGCCGGTGGAGCTGGTACGCGCGAAGACCGTCGATCTCATGGTGCCGGCGGAGGCCGAGTTCGTGCTCGAAGGATACGTGGACAACGACGACGTTCGCGTCGAAGGGCCGTTCGGCGACCACACCGGCGTCTACAGCATGGCGGATCGCTACCCAACGTTTCACATCGGCTGCATCACGCACCGGCGCGATCCCATCTATCCCGCGACCGTCGTCGGCAAGCCGCCGATGGAAGACGCGTGGCTGGGGAAGGCGACGGAGCGCATCTTCCTGCCACTGCTGCAGGCGATGCTGCCCGAGGTCGTCGACATGAACCTTCCAGTCGAGGGCGGATTTCACAACCTCGCGATCGTGTCGATCCGCAAGTCGTACCCCGGCCAGGCCAAGAAAGTCATGAACGCGCTGTGGGGCCTCGGCCACATGATGATGCTGACGCGCGTCTTGATCGTCGTGGACTCCGACGTCGACGTTCAGAACGCGCGCGAGGCCGCGTGGTTCGTTCTCAACAATTTGGCGCCCGAACGCGACATCGTCATGATGCCGGGACCCGTCGACGACCTCGACCACGGCTCGTACAGCGTCGCGTACGGCGTCAAGATCGGCATCGACGCCACTCGCAAGGACGCGTCCGAAGGATATACGCGCCAGTGGCCTCCCGACATGATCATGGACGAAGCGACGCGCGAGCTCGTGAACGGGCGCTGGCGCGAGTACGGCTTGGACAAGATCGAGCGCGCGCTGGTGCCGGACGCGTGGTCGGGCCAGGGACCGCGACGAGGACCGTGA
- a CDS encoding UbiA-like polyprenyltransferase: MRLFAIFLREIRIEHTLFALPFAYVGAVLAARGIPSLAALGWITLAVLGARTAAMSANRFLDREIDARNPRTARRAVASGALAPATMLWAAAAGIAVLLWAALELNPLCVELLPIAVVLLLVYPLCKRFTWAGHFVLGAVDGLAPLGAYIGIAGRITLPAILLFAAVTIWVAGFDIIYALMDLGVDRQQGIRSLPVRFGERSGRSLPILLHLGMLLLLAGAGMLAGAGRTYYLGVISVAGLILYEEYLFRSGANLFVINERVFISNMMFSVLFLLTTVGGFV, encoded by the coding sequence GTGAGGCTCTTCGCGATCTTCCTGCGCGAGATCCGCATCGAGCACACGCTGTTCGCGCTGCCCTTCGCCTACGTCGGCGCCGTACTGGCGGCGCGCGGGATTCCGTCGCTCGCCGCGCTCGGATGGATCACGCTCGCGGTCCTAGGCGCGCGCACCGCGGCGATGTCGGCAAACCGCTTCCTCGACCGCGAGATCGACGCACGCAATCCGCGCACCGCGCGCCGCGCCGTCGCGAGCGGCGCGCTCGCTCCGGCGACGATGCTCTGGGCGGCGGCCGCCGGCATCGCGGTGCTCCTCTGGGCGGCACTGGAGCTCAACCCGCTGTGCGTCGAGCTGCTCCCGATCGCAGTCGTGCTGTTGCTGGTGTATCCGCTCTGCAAGCGGTTCACGTGGGCCGGCCATTTCGTGCTGGGCGCGGTGGACGGGCTCGCGCCGCTGGGGGCGTACATTGGCATCGCGGGCAGGATCACGCTGCCGGCGATACTGTTATTCGCCGCGGTCACGATATGGGTGGCGGGCTTCGACATCATCTATGCTCTCATGGACCTCGGCGTCGACCGGCAGCAGGGAATCCGCTCGCTGCCGGTGCGTTTCGGTGAGCGCAGCGGACGCAGTCTGCCGATCCTGCTGCACCTCGGGATGCTGCTGCTGCTGGCCGGCGCCGGCATGCTCGCCGGTGCCGGAAGGACGTACTATCTCGGCGTGATCTCAGTCGCCGGGCTTATCCTTTATGAGGAGTACCTCTTTCGCAGCGGCGCCAACCTTTTCGTCATCAACGAGCGGGTCTTCATCTCGAACATGATGTTTTCGGTTCTCTTTCTGCTCACGACCGTCGGCGGCTTCGTATGA
- a CDS encoding ABC transporter substrate-binding protein, whose product MKRARFIAAAAAAAAGAGVGARGGAQVIPGQPIQPQQQFLPQLTIAVNVTLTGSLQKYGQEVVKGVQSAVDEQNRFNAPVAHVWGMRPLDDRNDPGVAASNVNVAGADFSVIGAVGNLTTAMTLAALSRYANQGLAVIVPTVTADAVTKRGFHNVYRLPAKDSSAGRLFASNALEGKRGVVAIAVAFDGDYGYDVARGFVDQAKSDGHPADILLFPLDKTDPAAAARTVLDRSPGFVFLAGKTAELGPVAEALRLARYTGDFGASDGFFNLDTITNYATTLAGAYVASPMPPLDKVPSAIQLVSDFQREVSQITAFSAFGYAAAQVIIAAVQRANATSKFGLLHSLQSGGTFTTLVGQFAFNISGDPLIPNIYFYTITKDGFKYARPAIRTGFVL is encoded by the coding sequence ATGAAACGCGCGCGGTTCATCGCGGCCGCCGCGGCCGCGGCCGCCGGCGCCGGCGTCGGTGCGCGCGGCGGCGCTCAGGTCATCCCGGGTCAACCCATCCAGCCGCAGCAGCAGTTCCTGCCGCAGCTGACGATCGCCGTGAACGTGACCCTGACGGGCTCGCTGCAGAAGTACGGTCAGGAGGTCGTCAAAGGCGTGCAGTCGGCAGTTGACGAGCAGAATCGCTTCAACGCGCCCGTAGCGCACGTCTGGGGCATGCGGCCGCTCGACGATCGCAACGATCCCGGGGTCGCGGCCTCCAACGTGAACGTCGCCGGCGCCGACTTCTCGGTCATCGGCGCGGTCGGGAACCTCACCACGGCCATGACGCTTGCGGCGCTCTCGCGTTACGCGAATCAGGGGCTCGCGGTAATCGTGCCGACCGTAACCGCCGACGCCGTGACGAAGCGCGGCTTTCACAACGTGTATCGCCTCCCCGCCAAAGACAGCTCGGCGGGACGCCTCTTCGCGAGCAACGCGCTCGAAGGCAAGCGCGGCGTCGTCGCGATCGCCGTGGCCTTCGACGGCGACTACGGATACGACGTCGCGCGCGGGTTCGTCGATCAGGCCAAGTCCGACGGGCACCCGGCAGATATACTCCTCTTCCCGCTCGACAAGACCGATCCGGCGGCGGCGGCGCGCACCGTGCTCGACCGCTCGCCCGGCTTCGTCTTCCTCGCCGGCAAGACCGCCGAGCTCGGGCCGGTCGCGGAGGCTCTGCGCCTCGCCCGCTACACCGGCGACTTCGGCGCGAGCGACGGCTTCTTCAATCTAGATACCATAACGAACTACGCGACGACTTTGGCGGGCGCATACGTCGCCTCGCCCATGCCGCCGCTAGACAAGGTCCCGAGCGCGATCCAGCTGGTCAGCGACTTTCAACGCGAGGTCAGCCAGATCACCGCGTTCTCGGCGTTCGGCTACGCCGCCGCACAGGTCATCATCGCCGCCGTGCAGCGCGCGAACGCCACCAGTAAGTTCGGTCTGCTGCATTCGCTCCAATCCGGCGGCACGTTCACGACGCTCGTCGGACAGTTCGCCTTCAACATCAGCGGCGATCCGCTGATTCCGAACATCTACTTCTACACGATCACCAAAGACGGCTTCAAGTACGCACGCCCGGCAATCCGCACCGGGTTCGTTCTGTAG
- a CDS encoding ABC transporter ATP-binding protein: protein MSTITISNLRKFYGRIPAIDGFSLEIPGASVFGLLGPNGAGKTTTFKCMLGLARPTSGEILYDGKPLAPETFERIAYIPERSVLYDWMTVEEHVEMTRRAFRTFDPARAFELLATFNIERRRRVRVLSKGMRTAVMVALAFARNAEILVLDEPTGGLDPVNQRHVLSLMINEAAKGNSVIFSSHQIGQVERAAEHIAVMDRGRLILEGLVDDLKADRKIVEGVFPDVSFTLDGIANDARVARADRTERIVRLLVTGGADEIADRLANAGAMGVRVLDLNLEDIFLYAVSPATATTDVVAKETSS from the coding sequence ATGAGCACGATTACGATTTCGAATCTGCGAAAGTTTTACGGCAGGATCCCGGCGATCGACGGATTCTCGCTCGAGATTCCCGGCGCCAGCGTCTTTGGTCTGCTCGGCCCCAACGGCGCCGGCAAGACCACGACGTTCAAGTGCATGCTGGGGCTGGCGCGTCCGACGAGCGGTGAAATTCTGTACGACGGAAAGCCGCTCGCGCCGGAGACGTTCGAGCGCATCGCCTACATACCCGAGCGCAGCGTTCTGTACGATTGGATGACGGTCGAGGAACACGTCGAGATGACGCGACGCGCCTTTCGGACGTTCGATCCCGCCCGCGCGTTCGAGTTGCTTGCAACGTTCAACATCGAACGGCGCCGGCGCGTGCGCGTCCTCTCTAAGGGAATGCGCACAGCGGTGATGGTCGCGCTCGCGTTCGCGCGAAACGCCGAGATCCTGGTGCTCGACGAGCCGACCGGCGGCCTCGATCCGGTCAACCAGCGGCACGTCTTGAGCCTCATGATCAACGAAGCGGCCAAGGGCAACTCGGTGATCTTTTCATCGCATCAGATCGGTCAGGTCGAGCGCGCCGCCGAGCACATCGCGGTCATGGACCGCGGACGCCTCATCCTCGAGGGGCTCGTCGACGATCTCAAGGCCGACCGCAAGATCGTAGAGGGCGTCTTCCCCGACGTCAGCTTCACGCTCGACGGGATCGCCAACGATGCGCGGGTCGCGCGCGCCGACCGCACCGAGCGGATCGTCCGCCTCCTCGTAACCGGCGGAGCGGACGAGATTGCCGACCGGCTTGCTAACGCCGGCGCGATGGGCGTCCGCGTGCTCGATCTCAATCTCGAAGACATCTTCCTCTACGCCGTCTCGCCGGCGACGGCCACCACGGACGTCGTCGCAAAGGAAACCTCGTCATGA
- a CDS encoding GntR family transcriptional regulator, whose protein sequence is MPAVLTVDPRSGVPIYLQIIEQIKRSVALGILQAGEQLPTVKQLAIDLTVNPNTVARAYRELEREQVIETSPGRGSFVRSNGVTDSPKVAAEIGRDALDVALREAKSVGLARDQVRELFDAALRRWFPTFEK, encoded by the coding sequence ATGCCGGCCGTTCTCACGGTCGATCCACGCAGCGGCGTGCCGATCTACCTGCAGATCATTGAGCAAATAAAAAGATCCGTCGCCCTCGGGATCTTGCAGGCGGGCGAGCAGCTTCCCACGGTCAAGCAGCTGGCGATCGACCTCACCGTCAACCCCAACACCGTCGCGCGGGCATACCGCGAGTTGGAGCGCGAGCAAGTGATCGAGACTTCCCCCGGAAGGGGATCGTTCGTTCGCTCCAACGGCGTGACCGATTCGCCCAAAGTGGCCGCTGAGATCGGCCGCGATGCGCTCGACGTCGCGTTGCGCGAGGCGAAGTCTGTGGGGTTGGCGCGTGACCAAGTGCGCGAGCTCTTCGATGCGGCCCTGCGGCGCTGGTTCCCAACGTTTGAGAAGTGA